Within Desulfobacter sp., the genomic segment CATGGGGAACTCGGCAAACGGCCGGACCATGGGAATGGCCGGCCTAAACTCAACGCCCCGGGAAAGGATCAGTGTCAACCCCAGCAATACAACCGAAACCAGGAACTGCGGCTGCAGCAGGCCTGATTTGACGGGCTCGACCTCTACCGGTACCGCATCTTCCTCATCATCCTGGTCCTCGTTATCCGCCCCCCCGGGCTCAGGAAACAACCGGTTCAATATCCACATCTCGCCCATGAGCACCCCAAGGGTCACCATGAAAATCAGCCAGCCTTCAAAATCGTGGAAGAACCCTTCCACCACCGCAGAGCCGAATTTCTCGGACAATATCCCAGTTAAAGCGATCCGAAAGGCATTGGTAACAATGGTCAAAGGGATGGAAGACAGCACAAGGACAGCTTTCTTCCACAGCCTGGATTTATAAAAATAGGCCATCAGAATGCTCAAAATGAGCATGGGAAACAAATACCGCAGCCCTGAACAGGCATCCACCACCTGAAGCTTTGTAAATCCAAGATCAATGACATTGCCCTCCCGGTAGGCACTCATGCCGTAAAGCCGCATCATGGCGACGCCCAGTTTAGAGGAAATCAGCCTCAGCTGAAATGTCAGCTTAACATTCAAAAAATTGGGCAAAGGAAACATGGCCAAGGAGATACAAAGTGGGAACCAGATGTTTTTTATACGGTACAGCCCCATGTGAATCCAACACAACCCCATAACCACCAGCCAGCATGAAAAATACAGCATGAAATATTCACCTGCCAGATCCCCCATCCAGAAAAGGCACAACCCCGGCACCAGTATCAGGAAACCCTGCCAGTTGATTTTGGCAGGAACATCAAAGAACCAATTTTTCTTTTCCCACAGCAGATACAAAACAATAAACGGCATAAGCATACCGTGGGAATAATCATCCCTGGCCCAGTCCTTAACAACCAGCCATTCAAATGTGGAATAATAAATGCCCGCGACCAACAGTCCCAATAGGACAATCTGAATCGCTCCCGTATTCAATACTCTATTCTCTTTAGTCGCACTCATTACATCAACTTTTTCATGACCACTTGGGCCGCAAATATGGGTAATTTAATCTGCCGTCCTATTCTTGAGGGCTCCGCCATCAATCTGTAAAACCATTCCAGACCTGTTTTGCAGTAGAACTCCGGGGCCCGGTTCACCGTACCGGCCAAAACGTCAAGAGTCCCGCCGATGCCTTGGCAGACTCGAACATGGTGTAGCCGATTCCGGTTTTTGGCAATCCAGAATTCCTGTTTAGGAGAGCCCAGAGCCAAAAATAAAATCTGTGCCTTTGACTCATTGATTCTCCGGACCAATTCATCTGTTTTGTCATCATCCAGATATCCGTTCTGTCGGCCAGCAATTTTCAGTTTAGGATGCCTTCGCATCAGTTCACCGACAGCTGCGTCATTAACCTCTTCCCTGGCACCGTAAATGAATATCCGATATCCCCTTCTCTCGGCCAAGCTGCAGATGTTCTGCATGAGCTCACACCCGGGAACCCGTTTTATCGAAGCTCCGTGAATCCAATTAGCGGCCATCACCATACCGATACCGTCAGGAATCAACAGGTCGGCTTCTTGAAACATTTTGTATAAAAACGGATTCTTGGGTACTGAATAATTCTTTTCCGGATTGGAGGCGAATATCGTATGCACCCGGTCTCCTTTATCTACAAATTCACCAACGCGGTTCAATGCCCGGTCCATATCACAATCATCAACCCACAGGTTTAACACCGGATATCTTTGCATTATACTAATCAATACTCCTATAAATCTTAACGGCCTTTTCCAATTGCGCTTCACCGAACCCTATCAAAGTCACAAAACGGATCTCATTTGGCACTCCTGACTTAACGGCATGTAGAGTACTTGTTTCTTCTAAAACTCCATATTCTGATGAATACCAACCCAAAAGAGGATTCTCCTGGCCTCGAACGAGGGTAAACAAATTTCCAGGATCGTATATAAAAATGCTTACCCCATTATTATCAAGACACAACCAATTCTTTTCTTTTATCACTTCAACATCAGGATGAAGATGAAAATTTTGCTCAAAGACATGTGTTCCGAAACCAGAAAAGAAATCTTTAATAACGCAACAAGTCCCATCATAAAAACACACGTCTCTTTCATGGATAACTTTATTTTTTAATCGAGTATAACCATCATGTTGTGCTCGAAGAAAAATGCTTTCAGCATTTTCATTAGTTCTAACCAGTTCTGCTGTATATGGTTTGTCCCAGATAAAACCAGAAAGCTGTTCCGCCTGATCTGTATTGTCAATACAAATGGTGTTATGAGATTTTGTTCCTTTAAAATAGGCCCTATGTTCCGGAACTCCATTATATCTGTATGTTCCTGGATCAATAAGAAACGGCAACTTATTTTTGGAAAGAGTTATCGATAAGGCATCGGCATGACCATGATTATACAACGGTGCCATACCCAAAGGCCCATGATCAAAAGTTATAAAAACGCCGCTTTGTGTTTTTATGATTGAGTATCCAGAATCATTGAATTGTTGGTAAGCTATACCTTGATGGTTCTTTTTTACGTTTCCTGGAAGCTGTCTTTTTGGGCAAATCCCCCCTCCTAAGGCGTATCCACTGTCGCTGTCTCCGATCATAGGGGGGGCACATCCATTAAATAAAAACGACTGCCAAAATATTTCACCTTTTTTTAAGCGCTCTTTCCATTTTGAACAGTCATAGTATTTATTAGTTTCAAGGAAATCTACCGAGAGCCAGTATAGGTCCAAAACAAATCGGTGATAATCAATAGACTGCTCGGCCCCCCCACCATCGTCCAGAATTTGGTGATAGAGCTCCTGTTCAAGCAGCCGGCATCCTTTCCTCAGCCATATTTGCCCCTCTTTATGACCTCTGAACACAGCTCCTGAAAAGAGTAATCCTACACATTCGCAGACCGTATGATTGCCGAGAGAAGAATATAGGGCCATATTCCTCGAAATCCACCATGCATGTTGATAAATCGCAGATAGAATCATCTCAATTTCATCTATATGCTCTTCAGGGTCTATTCTTTTCAAAATTAGAAAAAAGACTTGAATCCTCAGACCCAGTTCCATAGGCGATAAATAATGCACTCCGAAAAGAAAAGGGTTCTCTTTAATCCAAGAGATTACTTTCTGCGTAAGCCTATAAAATTCATCCTTATCTGTCTGAGGATCTATTGAAACAAGAGCTTGGGTGACAGATGTTAACCTTGCCGGTTCCCATACCGACCGGATATCGGGATCGGAGTCTCCAAATTTTATTTCCGAGAAAAATGTTTTGCAGTATCTTTTTTCAAACGGTTTGAAATCGACATCATCATTCAGATCAGTAGATTCTGTACAAAGATCCAATAGCTTGATATTGGGTTGATGTATATCTTTAATTACACCAATATCAACTTTGGGCACCCGAAAGAACATTCCCCGTCTTTTGAAGACATATCTAAAGTATTTTAACTGTAACCAGCGATTCAACCTGTATAATAGTTCAATCGGAGAAGCACTTTTTAGTCTCAATATGTATTCATTTTTACTATGCAACGTATCTGATTTTAATTCATTGTAACTATGCAAATGGATTTCATATCTTACTATATATCTTGTTCAGTCTTTTGGCGACGACCGGAGCGATAAAGTGACGGTTGGCATATTCAGCATTATAGCATCCGATTTCCATCATCTTGTCTTTGCTCGATAATATGTTTTCCAAAGACAATGCTATTTCTGCAGCGCTTTTGCCATGGACAAGGGCTCCCATTTTCCCGTGTTCAAACATATCCGATAGCCCCCCCATTGGGCGAGTCAGTACTGGCATTCCAACACTCATAGCTTCCAATACTGAAATTGGTAATCCCTCACCATAGAAAGTAGGGAAACAATAAATATGATTCTGCATAAAAACCCTTCTTTTTTCATCATCTCGAACAAAGCCAGTGAATTTAACCTGTTCCGGAGTCAAACCTATAGTACGAGTATGACTCCTAAGCTCCTCAAGTATAGGGCCATCGCCCGCAATCGTAAGTTCAACCCGTATATCCTTTTCCAACAGAATTTTAACCGCGTCTATCGTTTCAAAAACGCCTTTGGTACGCTCGAGTCGTGAAAGGAACAGTATTTTAATAACAGAGTCATGCTTTAACTGATGCCATCTTTGTCGAATATCAATTCCATTGACCAAACTATCCTCTACAGTAGTTGTCTCAATATAGATGGGCACCTTCACACCCCAATCCCTCAGTTTCTGTTCAAACTCAGATGCAAGTACAATAAATCCATCAGCCTTGCCAAACGTATGTTTAAAAAAAGATAAATACTTTTCCCCTACCTTCTCTGAAAAACTGTTACTCCACCCATGCCAAAAAATGAGAAGCTTGGCCCCCCTTCTTTTGGCTTGCCACGATAAAAGACCATCCCGGAAAAAACTTTTCACCCCTAATGAAGGATTGATGTGAACCAGATTAGGATTTAAATGCCTCATCCTATTCCAGAAACGGAACTGATCGGTTAGGGGGTGCAAAAATGCCCCTTTTTTCCTCAGGCCACCTATCTCTAAAGGAATCGCCGATGTCAAATATGGTAAAATTGCATTAAAATAGCTTGTTACTCCTCCTTTACCCTTAAGGTATGGAATTGTGGTAAGAACCTTAATGGTATCCGGTTTCAATTTGTTTTTTCCTCCATGGCAGGACAATCTAATATCTCTGCAGGAATTCCAACTGCCGTACAACCTGAAGGGATATCTTTAATCACAACTGCATTTGCTCCGATTTTCACATTGTCTCCTATGGTTACATTTCCAAGAACCTTGGCTCCGGCTCCGATGATGACACTATTGCCAATTACAGGAACACCATGACCTCTGCCTCCACCCAATGTTACCTGTTGGTAGAAATGAACATTGTCTCCTATGATGCAGTTTTTATGGATGATTATTCCTAAACCATTAAACCCAAAATGAACATTTTTCCCAATTATAGTTTCAGGGGGAATGACTGCGCAAAAGACGATCCTTAAAAATAGTCGAATTGTTAACGGGATAAGCGGTATTTTATTGCATTGACAAAAATGCGCTGTTTTGTATAGATAATAAGGTAAATTTGCCTTAGCTTTTTTCATTAAATGATCCTCACATTTTCTTCAGGGTCTTACCAAAGCATTTAAATCCATGGAAAAAGAATTTGAATCAAAATATCACGATCTTGCCGATTAAAAGTATAGGCGTCCATCTTTCCTTTTGACAGCTAACTGGAAGGGTATAATATCTTTCGCTGAATTATGCTTTGTCCAAACAAGTAGAAAAACAACAATGGCAAATAATCGCCTAAATAGATCGTCGGCGAATATATTAACCATATGCTCGCATAGACAAATCCACTTAGAAAAGTTCCAAAAGAGACCGCTTTCCAATAGGGCTCATGTGAAAGCCGCCAGTTTTTATACAAATGTGCATTTATAAAGATAAGAAATAAGAAGTAGATGAATCCACCAGCATAACCGTACTCAATGAGAGTAAAATTAAAGCACGTCAACCCATATTTTATAAAAATATCCTTGAAAACAGGGGAATTTAGTCTTTTCCGTTTGTCGGCAAACCTCGACTTTCCATATGACCCAGGTCCATAGCCGAAAACTAAGCGCCCAGGCCCTTTTTGGTACAAAACACTGATGACCTGTTTTGTTGATGAAAACCTGCCGGCGGTGTACCTTTTACTATTTGGATCCCGATATGTAGTATAATCTTTTGCATAGATAATAATATGGTTGAAGTCTATAGATCCCCCGACCTTGCTTTCCGGGTTCAAGGTGCGCATGAGCCTCGCAGCCCCTATGGTTGTCAGCACAACCATAAGTACCGAGACCAAAACAAGTTTAAATTTAAAATTCGGAACCGTTCTTTTGATTGTCTGAGCATCCATCAGGCCACAGAATATTGTAAACATAACCAAAAGGGGTAAGAAAAATATGATTGCCCGCTTTTCACCTATCAGGGATAAAGAAATAAAAGCGAAGGCCGCTAAAATGTATCTCCAGCGTGGTTTGTAATAAAAATAAAAGGCCATGGCGAACCCGATACTAACCAAGGTGATGATAACCGGTGCGGCCCCATCATTCATCGCATATGTACCCACGGCTTGTTCACCTTGTCCATAAATTACTAGTTTTACGATGGATGCAGGAATCTGAATTAAAAAAATGACTATAATCAGCGTATTTACTTTTTTTAGCTGGCTATAGCTTAACCCTGCATTAGCCAGAGCCAGAAAAAAGACATAAAAGCGAAAGACCAAACGCATGCCGAGGATGGTGGCGACCCCTAAATTATTATTAAAAACTGCCGACGCAATACCTACAATAAAGAACAACGCAAAAATTCCGAAATACGGAAGGCGAATTTTCCCCTTGGATTTGATCATGGAGATACAGAAAAAAATATATATCAGGGGCTCGGTTACCCATGCCACGTATGGGGGAACGATGTTCAACTGAATAAGATTGTTGCTGAAGAAAGCGATAATAAACAATATGTAAATTATTGGGACCATAATTATCTTAAACTTTTTATCAATTCAGGATTCAAGTATTCATCCGCCCTTAATCACATCATTTTTTGCTATTTATCCACTCAATTTTGCATCTGTTATATCATCAATGAAAGGGATAAAATTATCCTGAACAATACGATGCCAGCTATTCTTCAAAGCTTTTTTCCGTATTGATGGTGGATCATATTCTGCTTTGAGCCTCACGAGTTTCTTTAACCCTTGATAAAAGCCTTCTGCAGAATCCTTTATTAAGATTCCGTTTTCCTCATTAATGATTACAGCATTCTCTTTGGTGTTTGTTGCAATCACTGGCATGCCCGCTATTATGTACTCAAACGTTTTTGTCGGAGGCTGGCAGTCATACATTTCTGTAATCGGTATATAAGAAACGCCTACATTGCACCGATTAAAATAGCTGCTAAGTCTGTTTTGATGAATATAACCCGGCAAACGGACAATCCCATTGAGCCCTTTTTTATTCACCAACTGTTTTAAATTTTCCAGTTCACCATTATGCCCATCACCCACAATATCATAGGTCATCTCTATAGATCCGCCATACTTTTTAAAAAATTTAGAGAACCCCTGGATGGTATCTTCTATTTGTCGACCATCGAAAGTACCCACGTACAATAGATTTAGGGCATCAGAAGCAGAAAATCTTGCATTTATTGGATCGGCTCCGAGGGGCAATATATGGCATTTATACTTTGCCAAGCGCATTTTCTCTGCCAGGGATTTTGAAATGACAGAAATATATCTAAAGAACCTGCTTTCAAATTTTAGAATAAAATCGTTTGTCTTATTAATAGTTTTGTTGCCTGATATATAACCACTTCTGATGTCGAACACAAAGACCTTTTGCTTGTGGTAAAGCTTAACCAAGGCGCATCCAATAAAATACTTGATGAAAATTGCATCATAATTTCTCTTACAGATTTTAAGACATGCAAATAAGAATCTAAAATATCTAACTAAAACATTCCCTTTTCTCAAGATATAAATACACTCTACACCATCAACATTAAGTTTAGGCTCTCCAGAGTCAAACCCGAGATATGATATATTGAAATGCTTATTCGCATACTTGCAATAGGAAAAAGTATCAATATGGTAACCAAATTGTTTGGCGTTGATTATGAGAAGTTTTTTCTTCATTTCACGGTCATCAAATCATCGTTAAGTATTGCGGTCCCGTGGTGCCCCAGAATCGTTCATAATTCTGCGTATTCGGTTAAAATTATCAATAGAGTGATACTGGGTGGCATATTTCCGAGCATTCTCTCCAATTTGCTGTAAACGGTGAGAATCGCTGATAAGAGATTTAATATCTTTGATCAATTGCGTAAAACTGCCGGAATATAACCCCAAGCCCCTTTTTTCAATAATCCCGTCAGGGTCTACACTGAGGCTTACAACCGGAACCTTCCTCATCCAGGCCTGGACAAAAGTATTGCTGAAACCTTCATGCCGACTGGTATTCACTAAAAGATGACTTTTCGCCAGCAAATCATTCACTCTGCCATTTGATATTTCACCCATAACTTCGATCCCATTTCTCAGAGCCCTATCAATCAAGTTCGGATAGCCTTCATTTCGACCAACCATGATGAAACGAACATTTTCCACATTGCTCATCTGTTCAACAAGCTTAACAAACATTTCAGGCCGTTTTATGGGTTTCCAGTTGGCAATCCAAAGTATGGATATCTCTTTATTGGATTTCTTAAAACATCCGGGCGGTATGGGATGACCATTGGGTATAACCATAGCCCTTCGATTAAAATTTTTTTCAAGCAGGTGAGCCTGATATTCAGTTTGAACGATGATTGCATGTGCTATATTAAAACAAAAGCGTTTGAGCAGATATCCGGGGCTCTTTTTCACTCTTGCCGGTCGTAATAAATCTGGATCACTGGCAATATGTATGATTAGCTTAGACTTGTAGTATTTTGCATGGACCGCTACAAAATATAGATAGGCATTCATCCCACGATAGTAGATAATTGTCGGACGAAACTTCATCAACCCCCTTTTCCATAGCTGCGCTCCTTCGAAAAAAAAGGTTCTTCTGAGTAAAAAGACTTTCACTGGATTAATGGGATAAAGCAAGAAGCCATCATCCGCGACTTTTCCCTTTTTTTTAATAGCGTGGTTCCTGTATATAAATGCAACCTTAGCAAAATCCCGGCATTTCTGTGCCAAATAATACGCCTGAAGCTCTGCCCCACCCTGAGCAAAAGGAAAATACCCCGTAATAAAAAGGAGCCTTTCTTTATTCATATTTTACCTTATGGGAATAAAACCCCTGCTTCACAGCCTCTTCGAAAGAAAGCTTGTCCGAACAAAGTATCCGCCCTTTTGCCAAGGCATTGGCAGCAAGTTTCGCTCTGATTTCTGGATTCATGACATGTCTTATTTTGTGCTCCAGATCTACAATAGAATCAGGCTTGTATAGCAATCCATTTTTATCATCATCGATGACATATCTGAAAGCGCCAACTTCAGGTGCAATAACCGGGACACCAAGGATGAACGCCTCAATTGCCGATTTACACAAACCTTCAGACATTGCAATTCGTGTGGGATTGATAGCAACCCATGATTTTTTAAACAGATAAGCAACTTCTACCCTAGATTTCTCACCAAGGATAAAAACCTCGCCTTTCAAACCATCAGCCTCTATGGCTTTTTGAAGAGGTTTACAGCAACTTCCTCCACCAGCATAAACCATCACAAGACTTTTTATTTGTCTATTGACGGCTTTAAAGGCATCGTAAAGATCGTATACACCTTTGCCAGGCTCCATTCTGCCAACGTAAAAAAGTAGCTTCTTTTCTTTGTCATTGATGCAAGAAGGTAGCCCGGATTGAACAGATTCTTCGAAACAGTTAATTTTAGAGAAGTCGTCGAACGATGCTATATACTCTATCATGCCTTTTCTTCTAATCTTACATAATTGTCTGTATAGAAAGGGACCGTGGGCAACAACAAAATGGCACCTTTTTAATATCAATAACTCAAATAGCCTATCAAATCTCCTTCCTACAGATAAATCAGAGTGGAGGGAGACAATTAGCTTGGATCTGATTAGCATAGAGACCACATAACAAACCAGAAGGGAACTCCCCCTAGCACAAAGAATATAATCTGGTTTAAATTTAAGCAGTTCGAACCCTACCAAAAAAGGAAAAACGATACGCCTGCATATATTTAAAAATTTTGGATTGGTTTTTATCGTTAAGGTTTTGGCAACACAATGCTTTCTTTTTACTTTTTTAGTCGATTTCCCCCAGGAAAGTAGTAGCAGGCTTCCCCGCCTTTCCATCAGCCTATAAATTGAGTGAATATAATACAATTGACCGCCGGTTACGGTGGAAGAAGTTTCATCAATACTTACCAATTCAGCCGCAACATCTCCTGGTTTGATGTAACAGAATTTCAATATCCCCTTGGTTGACTTATTCATTTTAACCATCTTAAAATACTTAATAATCTTGCCGAAACCCAAACCGAATCCCCGGATAGTTTTGTTGAGAGGCTTTAAGGGGTTGGAAATGAATCGTCTGGTGCGTATTTATGCTGGAATCGTTCAAAATCATATTTACCGTTTAAAGGGTCATAAAACACCCGGCTGTCTCCTTCTTGGTTGTACCAGGTGTTTCCCTCCCATCTCACGTCCATATCCCCCGGCCAAATTTTTAAAAACCGAAGCATCACGCCTTTAGGGGATTTTCCTTTTGATGCCCAAAAAACGTTTCTTCGAAAAACTATCTTTCCTCCCAAAGCATTTGATTTCCCAAAATCAATAATTTGCCGTGTCCTGCTCAATGCAGTGGATTCAAAGACACAATTTTCAACTATTAAATCTTCCGCACCGGTAATAGTCAAAACGGTTTTCTCATATCCTCCTCTAAACACAGAATCTGTGAGGGTGACGTTTCGAGCCCTACCAATAATGATACCATATTTAAATTCGTTTACAGAATTGTGTCGCCTAATTGTTACATTTGATGTCCCGTGCCCGAGAAGGATTCCGCTGTCATGATTTTCCTGGGTATGATTATCTTCAACCAGAATATCGCTGCCAGCTGTTATATCAATCCCCTGTTCAGCACAGTTGCTTATCCGATTGTTGCGAATGATGTGACTTCTGCCAATATCGCTTTCTAATTGATCTCTATGAAGGGAAATACCGTCATTGGTGAGTGCATCGCTTATGGTGCAGCCCTCCACCACAGTCTGGGTAAGTTTGCTATTTGGGTCCCCCATCATGGCGATACCGGTATTGCCAACCTGCCGAATGATACAATTGGATATAGTGAAGTTATTTCCACCGTCATTAATCAGTATTCCATTCTTGCTGGTATCGTATATCTCAAGATTCTTTATCAAAATATTCGAACATCCCTTTGCAAATCCAAGCCCCTGATCTTTTGATCCCTTAATTATTAAATCCTTGAACACCAGGTGATGTTTACCAAAACACCTTAAAATGCTTCCTGTCGCATCACCTAATATCAAGGGTTTCCGATCTGAGGACTCACCTCGTATAGTAATCGTTGCCCCTTTCACTCCCGAAGTTTTTATTGCGATATTCTCCAGATACGGTTTTTTAGAGCCGTTAGACAAAATAACAATAACATCGCCGGGTTGTACCATTCTTAGCGCCATTTTAATGGTTTTAAACGGAGCCTCTTTGCCTCCTGAATTAATGTTTTTCCCTAACAAATTATTTACATAGTAGGTTCCAGAATGACAGATATTGACTTGCAGACCTGAAAGGATAAAGAGCAATAGAAACCTCGAAAAGGTCGCCCTGAATTTTTTATTTATATAACACACCATATATTTTTATTATTATCTTTGACCGATAACCTTTGCCGGCACACCACCCACAATTGAAAATGGAGGGATACTTTTTGTCACAACAGCACCGGCCGCGACGATACATCCTTGGGGTATTGCTACGCCTGGTAAAATTGTAGCATTAGCACCAATCCAAACATCATCTTTTATATTTATAGGCGCATGACTTTCACCCTGTTCCATAATAGGCCTATCTCGCTCCTTAAATATATGATTATTTGTTATTAAGTTGACCCTAGGACCTATGCGCACCATATTCCCAATGGTAATCCCACCACTTCCCAAGAGATAGCAGTGACGATTAAGACTACATTTTTTACCAATATAAATAAAACCTTGGAAGGTGCGAAGCACACAATCCTCGTGTACTTCAGAAAAATCACCTATTTTAATGGCAAATTCTTTTGAATTAGATCCAGGCAATAGGGCACAATTATTCTTTAATAGCACATTATCACCAATCCAAATTTTTTTTCTGTTTACAAAAGAAATCGTCCCGGTCACACGCAGATTTGAGGATGGTCCGTTGAACACACGTTTGTAGAAAAATCCCAGGCTTTCTCTATAAATATCCATCAGTAGCATAAAGATCAGGCTCCACTATCCGACTCTTTGTTGATTCTTTTTTATCAATCCAATCACCGATAATAAAAGTCTTACTTTAGGGTTCTGTTTGCCAAAACGATAAAAAAAGGCTCTCTCTTTTTCACTGAAGAATAGAAACCGAAACTGAATCGCAAATGCCATACTGATTAATACTATTCCTGCGCCAAGCATAGTAAAATGGTTCTGTATCAAGCATCCGAGTAACCACCCAGTTCCGGCAACCCCAGTCCAGTATAGACCTAAACTGAAAAAAAATGACGACATGCCAGAAAAACTGGCAAATTCCCTTACAAAAAACCAGATAAACAAATTTTTTGCCAGAGTCGCACTTCCTGTAGCTATAACCGCACCCCAGATACCAAAAAAATGAATCAAAACAATATCGGCAAAGATATTGTACACAGCGAAAACCTTGCTGTATAAAATAATCTCCGCTTTTTCTTTTAGCTGAGCAGTTAACCCTAGTGGAGTTTGAAATGCATTCAATAAGGATATTATTGAAACGGCTACCAATATCAAATAGTAATCTAAAAACTTTCCTGAAAAAAAGACAATAATCATTTCCTGACTGTACAAAAGGAAAAAGCAAAAGAGTGGAACCTGGAAGAGATATGTCAATTTTAAAAGGAGTTGATAGTTTTGAGTGATTTGCTGTTTAGATGACTCTTGGTTCCCGCTAAAAAAACTGGGCTGAATCACCTGCAGGAGGTAATTGATGGGCAGAAACCGATCAGCCATCCGAGTGATCCGATAACAAAAACTATAGGCTCCAACAGCTATCGGATTCAAATACATGGCAATGATGAAATTATCAAAATTTGAATCCAAAAGCCCTGCTCCCGCATCGTTGAAATTGTAAAAAAGAGCATACCGCGTGATGCGCTTTCGCTCATGGGGAGGAATTTTTTCATGATCGCCGCCGGCCTTTTGTACTTTTAGCCAATAGACAATTTCTAACAATATAAAAATAATAATATAGGCAAGTAGATCAACAACCAGGATATGCCAAAGGTTCCATGAAAACCAGATTGCATTACCGTACCCTACACCTTTGATCAAAACAAACAACAACGAGAACCCTTGGGAATATTTCTGAAGAAAATAGGAATTCAGGCATGTTTCAAGTATGCTCCTTTGAAGGTGTAAAATGATTATAAAACAGAACAATAAAAAATAATTTTTATAAGCTGCTACGTCCAAGATAGGAGCTGCAAAATCCCAAAGCAGTAAAAAGATCGCAAGCGCCGTGATATTGGAAACAAGGCGTAGAAACGAGGCTACTCTGTACAATCGATGGGCAATCTCGTATTCCCCCCTGCTGTAATACTCCGGCATATAGCGTTGAAGCGTATTGGCAATACCAAAGGAAAAAACCATGCCCATCAAGGCAATTAAAGAGTATAGC encodes:
- a CDS encoding glycosyltransferase family 4 protein — protein: MKPDTIKVLTTIPYLKGKGGVTSYFNAILPYLTSAIPLEIGGLRKKGAFLHPLTDQFRFWNRMRHLNPNLVHINPSLGVKSFFRDGLLSWQAKRRGAKLLIFWHGWSNSFSEKVGEKYLSFFKHTFGKADGFIVLASEFEQKLRDWGVKVPIYIETTTVEDSLVNGIDIRQRWHQLKHDSVIKILFLSRLERTKGVFETIDAVKILLEKDIRVELTIAGDGPILEELRSHTRTIGLTPEQVKFTGFVRDDEKRRVFMQNHIYCFPTFYGEGLPISVLEAMSVGMPVLTRPMGGLSDMFEHGKMGALVHGKSAAEIALSLENILSSKDKMMEIGCYNAEYANRHFIAPVVAKRLNKIYSKI
- a CDS encoding alginate lyase family protein, whose amino-acid sequence is MPKVDIGVIKDIHQPNIKLLDLCTESTDLNDDVDFKPFEKRYCKTFFSEIKFGDSDPDIRSVWEPARLTSVTQALVSIDPQTDKDEFYRLTQKVISWIKENPFLFGVHYLSPMELGLRIQVFFLILKRIDPEEHIDEIEMILSAIYQHAWWISRNMALYSSLGNHTVCECVGLLFSGAVFRGHKEGQIWLRKGCRLLEQELYHQILDDGGGAEQSIDYHRFVLDLYWLSVDFLETNKYYDCSKWKERLKKGEIFWQSFLFNGCAPPMIGDSDSGYALGGGICPKRQLPGNVKKNHQGIAYQQFNDSGYSIIKTQSGVFITFDHGPLGMAPLYNHGHADALSITLSKNKLPFLIDPGTYRYNGVPEHRAYFKGTKSHNTICIDNTDQAEQLSGFIWDKPYTAELVRTNENAESIFLRAQHDGYTRLKNKVIHERDVCFYDGTCCVIKDFFSGFGTHVFEQNFHLHPDVEVIKEKNWLCLDNNGVSIFIYDPGNLFTLVRGQENPLLGWYSSEYGVLEETSTLHAVKSGVPNEIRFVTLIGFGEAQLEKAVKIYRSID
- a CDS encoding serine acetyltransferase, whose translation is MKKAKANLPYYLYKTAHFCQCNKIPLIPLTIRLFLRIVFCAVIPPETIIGKNVHFGFNGLGIIIHKNCIIGDNVHFYQQVTLGGGRGHGVPVIGNSVIIGAGAKVLGNVTIGDNVKIGANAVVIKDIPSGCTAVGIPAEILDCPAMEEKTN
- the xrtD gene encoding VPLPA-CTERM-specific exosortase XrtD — its product is MSATKENRVLNTGAIQIVLLGLLVAGIYYSTFEWLVVKDWARDDYSHGMLMPFIVLYLLWEKKNWFFDVPAKINWQGFLILVPGLCLFWMGDLAGEYFMLYFSCWLVVMGLCWIHMGLYRIKNIWFPLCISLAMFPLPNFLNVKLTFQLRLISSKLGVAMMRLYGMSAYREGNVIDLGFTKLQVVDACSGLRYLFPMLILSILMAYFYKSRLWKKAVLVLSSIPLTIVTNAFRIALTGILSEKFGSAVVEGFFHDFEGWLIFMVTLGVLMGEMWILNRLFPEPGGADNEDQDDEEDAVPVEVEPVKSGLLQPQFLVSVVLLGLTLILSRGVEFRPAIPMVRPFAEFPMAIDGWRGAPTTMEEQFVEALDFSDYIMADYTDGKGAPIDFYVAYYENQQKGESIHSPATCLRGGGWVFKESGKALVPLGDGRVLPVSRALIQNGPYQQISYYWFPMRGRMLTNAFEMKWFNFWDALTRQRTDGALVRVIVPVGQGESAEAAEKRLQGFLRAVVPVLDEYLPK
- a CDS encoding WecB/TagA/CpsF family glycosyltransferase; translation: MQRYPVLNLWVDDCDMDRALNRVGEFVDKGDRVHTIFASNPEKNYSVPKNPFLYKMFQEADLLIPDGIGMVMAANWIHGASIKRVPGCELMQNICSLAERRGYRIFIYGAREEVNDAAVGELMRRHPKLKIAGRQNGYLDDDKTDELVRRINESKAQILFLALGSPKQEFWIAKNRNRLHHVRVCQGIGGTLDVLAGTVNRAPEFYCKTGLEWFYRLMAEPSRIGRQIKLPIFAAQVVMKKLM
- a CDS encoding glycosyltransferase, whose amino-acid sequence is MKKKLLIINAKQFGYHIDTFSYCKYANKHFNISYLGFDSGEPKLNVDGVECIYILRKGNVLVRYFRFLFACLKICKRNYDAIFIKYFIGCALVKLYHKQKVFVFDIRSGYISGNKTINKTNDFILKFESRFFRYISVISKSLAEKMRLAKYKCHILPLGADPINARFSASDALNLLYVGTFDGRQIEDTIQGFSKFFKKYGGSIEMTYDIVGDGHNGELENLKQLVNKKGLNGIVRLPGYIHQNRLSSYFNRCNVGVSYIPITEMYDCQPPTKTFEYIIAGMPVIATNTKENAVIINEENGILIKDSAEGFYQGLKKLVRLKAEYDPPSIRKKALKNSWHRIVQDNFIPFIDDITDAKLSG